The DNA region GTTGCTGACGCTGATCTTGGGCCTCACTGGCATTGTGTTGTGGCCGGGCTGGCGCAACTTCATGGCTGGATTCAAAATCAAGTGGAAAAATGCCCATATCAAACGAACCAACTTTGATATTCATAAAGTTTCAGGCATTATTACTGCAATCTTTTTGGGCTTGATTGGGTTCACTGGATTTGCCTGGAATGTGCCTCAAGCCAAGGTGAATGAGGCGATTTATGCTGTTACTTTCACGCCCAAGCCAGCCCCGCCAGTTTCCAAGCCTATTCCAGGTCAGCAGCCTTTATCCATTGCTGAGTTGATCCAGCGAGCTGAAGCGGTGATTCCCGATGCGACGATGACCTATATCGTGCTCCCTAAAAAGCCGGAATCTCCATTGATTGTGAGCAAGCGGCAAACCCAAGAAAGCTCGCAATGGGGCAATACTAGAGTGGCGATCGATCAGTTTACCGGTGAGTTAATTCAACTGACTGATGGGCTGAAGCCGACTCGGGCGGAGGCGATTATGAGTCAATTTGATGCGGTTCACTTTGGGACTTTTGGCGGTCTGGCAACTCGAATTCTTTACGTTTTCGTTGGGTTGGCTCCCCTAGCGCTATTAATCACTGGTTTCGTGATGTGGAAGCATCGGCGCAGGGTTCCCAAGCCGGGCCATTCCTAAGTCAATGAATTTATTAGTTGCACTACGGATCTTGATTTGGAGGCGATCGCCCAACTCAGGACTGATGACCTGCTGAACCCCTAAAACCAATACAGCTTTTACCGAAAACGATTAGTACGCTATATCGAAGATGCTATGAGGCAGTTAGTAGCTGTGCAGTGCCCATCCTACGGGCCACTATCTCCCGCACCAATACCAAGCTTGCGGAGTATTTCCCAAACTGGTAGGAATGATCTAAATGTATGATAAGAGTATTTTGGTATATTATCAGCGTAGTACAAATTATCAAAATTCACCAAATAGATATACTCAATATATCTCAAGTATATCTTCCGAAGTAGACCGGTTTCATATATGTCTAGATTGTGCGTAAATACAGAACTAATGACGCTTGTTTTTACGCCATACCAGTCAGGAAGTGAAATTTCGGATTCTATTTTCTTATGATCTGTTGTTAGAAAGCATCGATCAAATTCACTTTTTACTATTTGAATTGCAAGTCCATGAAAGTTATATTCCAATTCTGAAAACCAATATTTTCTTGAATCTTCATCAAGTTGATCGTAAATAGATTGTATTTCTGAAGATCGTCCCTTAGCAGTCTCACCATAAACGACATCATTATCGCAAGAGTTTCTAAACGAGGCGAAAGGGTTTATGAAAACTGCATATATTACATTGGGGTGAGGGAGAATGTCTGCAATTTCTCCCCAATTTTGAGTAGCGTAGACAATCGCATGAAAGCCTTCTGCTTCAAGTCGATGAGATATTGAGCTTGAAATTGTATTTAAAGCCTTTCTAGAATAATCAGGGATTATTTGTTTATTATCTTTGTCTGTATCTATCCAGCCGCTTAGTTCTTCAAATTCTATGGCAACAGTGTACATTGATCTATCGTCGAGTAAATTATTTTCAAACCATTGGTAGTATGATGAATCTGGGTAGTAAACAGTTAGTATTATTTCGCCGTTATCCTGTTCTGATGGAATAAAAGCAGCAGAAGAGTGGTTATTCCATAACACTTCTTGTACAAAAGCATCTCTGACTGTTCTTGTTTCCATTGGTGCGATCAATATGGTATTTACACCTTGTTCTGCTAAACCAGGGAATATTGAGTAGAAATGATTTGCATAAGCTAAAAGTTCAGTAAAGGCTTGTCGCTCTGTCTGCTTTGATTTTTTTAGCTCAATAATCGTTAAGCCTATACATTCAGAATTGCCAAATAAGTCAATTCGTGTGGTTGAGTTGCCTTGCTTTTCTAGTCGTAACTCTTTTGCAGAAAGAATAAGTGACTCAAGACCATCAATAATCCGGTTGATTTTTTCTTCAACAATTTGTTGAAGCAATATACTTATTGGGGGAAAACCATCTCCATTCCAAACAATTGGATCACGTCGCCCTTTAATAATTTTGAACAAAGATTCTTTATGTTTTTCATAAATCAGATCCCTCAACTGATTTTCGCTTAATTTCATTTAAAGCCTTCCACAAATTTAGATACAAGATAACTCGTCTCGATAAAATATCGTCGAACAACTCCAGACCTACCAGCTAGTAGGGTGGGCATTGCGATCTAGCCAAAATGGTATCTATCCTTAAAACAGGAATTGCCTCTCCCCGGAGTTTGATTGGATAGCTTTCACTATGGACTATGGGTATAGGTGGACATTGCCCACCCTACTGGCTGGCTAGTATAGCTACTCATCCTGTTTGAGGCTTTCGATAGCTGATACTACGTCCTGGAGAATTTCCCCAAACCCACTTAGTTGCTCATCAAATGCATCACCGTTAGCGGCGTAGAGTGAGTTTTGTCTCTCCATTTCCAACGCCTTTTTTGCTTGAATGACATCGGAAACAGAGATGTTGAACTCCTTGGCTAGGTGCGTTGCACTCTCCAAGAATGATCTCAAATCGCCTGAAGAAATGAGACGGTAGTTCCGTGGTTCCTGCTCGAATAATGTGCCCATAGTAATCTCCTCTATCAATCAGTTTCACACTGTCATTTTGGTTAAAGTTTAATACTTAGACTTTAACAACAGGATGACACCCTCATCTTCCGATCGTAGCTTCTGGCATTGTCAGGATCTATCAATTCGGCAAGACGATCGCCCGTGGAACCCAGCCTGCCCGATCGCCCACCAGAACCAACGCAGTGTTAGGCAATGGGCACAACATGGAGACGTAACCCAAGCACCTGTAAAACCTTGAGAACCGTAGCAAACTCTGGATTACCTTCGATTGACAAAGCCTTGTAGAGACTTTCACGCCCCAACCCTGTTTCACGGGCAATCTGGGTCATCCCTTTAGAACGGGCAACATCTCCCAACGCTGCTACGACTAGGCTCGGATCACCCTCTTCAAGAGCAGCTTCCAGATAAGCAGCGATATCTTCCTTGGTTTCCAGATGATCTGCTGCATCCCAAGAATGAGTTTGAACGATCGCCATAGAAACTCCCTATAGGTCGTTTGCTGAATCTAAGGCTGTTTAAATATCTCTTTCCTGAGTGCGTTGATTTTCTCCTGAAATAAGGATAGGTGGGCAATGCCCACCCTACTGGCTAAGTTGGAGAAATAGGGATAATTGCATTCTCTATCGGATCGATCAAATATAATGCCTTTTGATACATTAGTTGTTTCATAACATCAACGAACCATTTGCGAGCGCAAATTTCAAAAGCTATAATGCTTGAATCCACATCATGGTAAGCACCGTCTACAAGTTCAACTTCTATGTTCATAATAGGATATCTGTCAAAAATTTCTGATTCAATCGCTTCAGATAAGCCTCTTTGAATTCCAGGAATACATTCAGAAGGAATTTCAATCCCTAACTCAATTGCTCCAGATAAGCCTCTTTGAATTCCAGGAATATATTCAGAAGGAATTGCTCCTCCTCTTATACGATCAATAAAAGTAAATCCAGCGCCAGATTGATTTGAACGTAATCTAGCTACTATTTTGGCGTATTGCCTGGCACTACCGCTTGACTTTTGATGCGTGAACTCATGTTCCACATCTACATCATCGGCAATTTGTACGTAATAAGCCACATCTATTTCGCTCATATATTTCTTCCTCAGGAGCGTTTTTGCAAATAAGGCGGAATGTCAAGGGTGCGCTGAACTTTAATCTGTAGCGTGACTCATAAACTGGTCAACTTTTTTGCGTCGGCTCCAACGTTCTTGTTATTTCAACAGAGTCCCCCAAGATATGGGCGTGCCAGAAGCCTGAGCTTATCCATCACTATATTGCCGCCTCTAGCAACTCATGTCCTCAATCACGGTGGTCGAAGCGATCGCAACTCCTCAAATAACCCTGTCTAGCTGTTAGCCTGTCGTGGTTTCTGAGATTGTAAAAATTTACGAATTTGGCAAGACGATCGCCCGTTGTACCCAACCAGCCCGATCGCCCCGGGCCGTGAGATCCACCACCATTCCTGGTTCGCCACGCACCAGCCAAACCACCCGCGATCGATCGTCCGTCGGATCCATGTGGTCGTAATAGGGCGTAGTCGGTTGGTGCGATCGCCCCGCCAGATGACCCAAACTCACTTCCGGTTGACCGCTGATCAGCTCCGCACCCGGCGGTAGGGCGATCGCCGCGCGACAGGGTTGCACCGCCCCCTTTTCGATCGCCTTTTGCGTGCCATTGGTCGGCAGCCAGCCCGTGTTTTGCACCACCCACTCCACTTGGAACAGCCGATCGCCCAAGGATTGCGCCGTGGCCTTCACCGGTTCCAGGCGCGGCGAAATCAGCAATTGCCACAGCAGCCAGCGGGGAAACCGTTCGATTTCTCGTTCCAACAGGTGAGCCGGTGGGTTGCGCCAGGTGCAAATTTGGTTCCAGCCGCCCAGTTCCACCTTGCCCAGTTGCGGATGCTCCCAGGCGTACCAATCCACATAGCCGCGCCCGTCCAGCACCTCATCGTTCCACTTCAGCAGCGCCAAATCTTCCTCGATCGGGTG from Limnothrix sp. FACHB-406 includes:
- a CDS encoding PepSY domain-containing protein produces the protein MESPQKPLPKSLTRLLSAKLRTISFFIHRWLGLAIGILLCIAGLTGSVLVFWHEIDHWVLVQRLGTVVPAGTIVPVAAIIESIKTAYGKKQWNLSTVAPPQSAQEPYQAWLETPAHHHWQVFVHPYTGQIMGDREWETSWVGLIYDLHYKLLAGETGTLIMGIVALLTLILGLTGIVLWPGWRNFMAGFKIKWKNAHIKRTNFDIHKVSGIITAIFLGLIGFTGFAWNVPQAKVNEAIYAVTFTPKPAPPVSKPIPGQQPLSIAELIQRAEAVIPDATMTYIVLPKKPESPLIVSKRQTQESSQWGNTRVAIDQFTGELIQLTDGLKPTRAEAIMSQFDAVHFGTFGGLATRILYVFVGLAPLALLITGFVMWKHRRRVPKPGHS
- a CDS encoding addiction module antidote protein produces the protein MAIVQTHSWDAADHLETKEDIAAYLEAALEEGDPSLVVAALGDVARSKGMTQIARETGLGRESLYKALSIEGNPEFATVLKVLQVLGLRLHVVPIA